One Capsicum annuum cultivar UCD-10X-F1 chromosome 2, UCD10Xv1.1, whole genome shotgun sequence genomic window carries:
- the LOC107859774 gene encoding uncharacterized protein LOC107859774 has translation MEGNVCDINHLDADVLLPPRKRLLAGLKKQNSDVYSCTSNPATVSSPGCDFDIRLNNLLKSHFGDTNRSNEEIAEASRLAAVEAVKAAKAARAIAEEKAAKAAKAVAAAKSALELVATLSDEGASRDKHLKRNRMKKHVPVQLLYNKNKGTDNCRTDEELARTLHRAINSSPRILKNSTSDSKNQKHKRLKRSSPSEKPKLQNGSTSVEGNRPSTSNGSGFARERESDGPLSDVRVDLNTKFNKADHTKMENGEASQSSKAYYVNTENKERESKEKFGDSVNDNCSIGKKKGRLKQKKLPLSICSFRDQASPKEDLKSKSLLSFDENISKGSTSNNPMFPLERKMWKCQAFKAPTCVEQNKVMQS, from the coding sequence ATGGAAGGGAATGTATGTGATATCAATCACTTGGATGCTGATGTGCTTTTGCCTCCACGAAAGCGGCTTCTTGCTGGATTGAAGAAGCAGAACTCTGATGTTTACTCGTGTACCTCGAATCCGGCTACTGTTAGTAGTCCCGGATGTGATTTTGATATCCGTCTTAATAATCTATTGAAATCTCATTTCGGAGATACAAATAGATCGAATGAGGAGATTGCTGAGGCTTCAAGATTGGCCGCGGTGGAAGCTGTGAAGGCTGCAAAAGCTGCAAGAGCCATTGCAGAAGAGAAGGCTGCAAAAGCAGCAAAGGCTGTGGCTGCTGCTAAGAGCGCGCTAGAATTGGTTGCTACTCTCTCTGATGAGGGAGCCAGTAGGGACAAACATTTGAAGAGGAATAGAATGAAAAAGCATGTTCCGGTTCAGTTGCTGTACAATAAGAATAAGGGGACTGATAATTGTAGAACAGATGAAGAGTTAGCTCGGACATTGCATAGGGCCATAAATAGCTCTCCAAGAATTTTGAAGAACTCAACCTCTGACTCGAAAAATCAAAAACACAAGAGGCTGAAAAGGTCTTCTCCTTCTGAAAAACCTAAGCTTCAGAATGGAAGTACGTCTGTGGAAGGAAACCGTCCTTCCACGAGTAATGGGAGTGGTTTTGCTAGAGAAAGAGAGTCTGATGGGCCTTTATCGGATGTTAGAGTAGATTTAAACACAAAGTTCAATAAAGCTGACCACACAAAAATGGAAAATGGGGAAGCATCACAGTCTAGTAAAGCATACTATGTAAATACGGAAAACAAGGAAAGAGAATCAAAGGAGAAATTTGGGGATTCTGTAAATGATAATTGCAGCATTGGGAAAAAGAAGGGAAGGCTTAAGCAGAAAAAATTACCCCTCAGCATTTGCAGCTTCAGGGATCAAGCAAGCCCTAAAGAGGATTTGAAATCTAAAAGTTTATTATCATTCGATGAGAACATCAGCAAAGGTTCTACCAGTAATAATCCCATGTTTCCGCTTGAGAGGAAAATGTGGAAGTGTCAAGCATTCAAGGCGCCTACATGTGTTGAACAAAATAAGGTGATGCAATCATAG